Proteins encoded within one genomic window of Clostridiales bacterium:
- a CDS encoding aspartate carbamoyltransferase catalytic subunit: MDKKDLIGLKGASAEFITKILDGASKMKKVLLSGQKKISLLNGKSVFLMFYEPSTRTSSSFDQAAKILSANLIKLSVNSSSVKKGENLIDTGKTLDNMQADILVIRHFYSGAPKLLAQNVKASVINAGDGLNEHPTQALLDMMTMREKWGGFVGKKIAIIGDIKHSRVARSNIWGLTAMGAKVVVCGPATLMPANIENFPVAVAKTKEEASDQADAIMGLRLQLERQDKGMFPSIREYHRYYGIDQDLLKIAKKDVLVMHPGPVNRGVEMESKVKDGEFSYINKQVINGVAVRMSVMAYLTDRLDGFIAQPKSPKVMPL; encoded by the coding sequence ATGGATAAAAAGGATTTGATAGGATTAAAGGGCGCCTCGGCCGAATTTATAACCAAAATCTTGGACGGCGCCTCTAAGATGAAAAAAGTTTTATTAAGCGGGCAAAAAAAGATTTCTCTACTTAACGGGAAGTCTGTTTTTTTAATGTTTTACGAGCCAAGCACTCGCACAAGCTCAAGCTTTGACCAAGCGGCCAAAATTTTAAGCGCAAATTTAATAAAACTGTCAGTAAATTCTTCTTCGGTAAAAAAGGGCGAAAACCTTATTGACACGGGCAAGACTTTGGATAATATGCAAGCCGACATATTGGTGATAAGGCATTTTTATTCGGGCGCTCCTAAACTTTTGGCGCAAAATGTCAAAGCTTCTGTAATTAACGCGGGCGACGGGCTCAACGAGCATCCCACCCAAGCGCTTTTGGATATGATGACCATGAGAGAAAAATGGGGCGGTTTTGTCGGCAAAAAAATCGCTATCATAGGCGACATAAAACATTCTAGGGTGGCGCGAAGCAATATTTGGGGACTTACGGCTATGGGAGCCAAAGTCGTAGTATGCGGGCCAGCGACCTTAATGCCCGCCAACATAGAAAACTTTCCCGTCGCAGTCGCCAAGACCAAAGAAGAGGCCTCGGACCAAGCCGACGCCATTATGGGTTTAAGGCTGCAATTGGAGCGGCAGGACAAGGGGATGTTTCCGAGCATAAGGGAATACCACAGGTACTACGGCATAGACCAAGATTTATTAAAGATTGCTAAAAAAGATGTTTTGGTAATGCATCCAGGACCCGTCAATAGAGGCGTTGAAATGGAATCCAAGGTAAAGGACGGCGAATTTTCATATATAAACAAGCAGGTAATCAACGGCGTGGCGGTAAGGATGTCCGTTATGGCATATCTTACGGACAGGCTGGACGGGTTTATTGCTCAGCCCAAAAGCCCTAAGGTCATGCCTCTTTAG